The following are from one region of the Silene latifolia isolate original U9 population chromosome 9, ASM4854445v1, whole genome shotgun sequence genome:
- the LOC141600146 gene encoding miraculin-like, protein MYYILPSSPGHGGGLQISPRNRTSPCPLYVTQHNVEIYPGLPVWFLPTNPKDTQITASTDYNILFNVVNPCLESAVWQLVQEAGTRKRYVATGGDIGNPGNKTVYSWFQIEKAGAEKYEYKIVFCPSVCPSCMLRCGHLGVFVEKDGSLFLGVAGRALLISFKKA, encoded by the coding sequence ATGTACTACATCCTCCCATCAAGCCCTGGTCATGGTGGTGGTCTTCAAATATCACCTAGAAACCGGACGTCACCCTGCCCTCTTTACGTCACCCAACACAACGTAGAAATCTACCCGGGATTACCCGTCTGGTTCCTCCCTACAAACCCGAAAGACACCCAAATAACCGCTTCAACCGACTATAACATCTTGTTTAACGTGGTCAATCCGTGCTTGGAATCGGCTGTGTGGCAATTAGTCCAAGAAGCTGGTACAAGAAAGCGGTATGTGGCGACAGGGGGTGATATTGGAAATCCCGGGAATAAGACCGTGTACAGCTGGTTTCAAATCGAGAAGGCTGGGGCCGAGAAGTACGAGTATAAGATCGTGTTTTGTCCAAGTGTTTGTCCGTCTTGTATGCTTAGATGTGGGCATTTGGGTGTTTTTGTtgagaaagatgggagcttgttTTTAGGTGTTGCTGGTCGCGCTCTTTTGATCTCGTTCAAGAAAGCTTAG
- the LOC141598736 gene encoding large ribosomal subunit protein eL34 yields MVQRLTYRRRHSYATKSNQHRIVKTPGGKLVYQTTKKRASGPKCPVTGKRIQGIPHLRPTEYKRSRLPRNRRTVNRPYGGVLSGGAVRERIIRAFLIEEQKIVKKVLKIQKTKEKQAGKS; encoded by the exons ATGGTGCAACGATTAACATACCGTAGGCGTCACAGTTATGCTACTAAATCTAATCAACATCGCATCGTCAAAACCCCAg GTGGGAAATTGGTGTATCAGACTACAAAGAAGAGAGCAAGTGGTCCTAAATGTCCTGTTACTGGCAAGAGAATTCAAGGG ATACCTCACTTGAGACCTACTGAATACAAGAGATCCAGATTGCCAAGGAACAGGAGGACTGTTAACCGTCCTTATGGTGGAGTTCTTTCTGGTGGTGCTGTCCGAGAGCG AATCATTAGAGCATTCCTAATTGAAGAGCAAAAGATTGTTAAGAAGGTTTTGAAGATCCAAAAGACCAAGGAAAAGCAAGCCGGAAAGAGCTAA
- the LOC141598737 gene encoding uncharacterized protein LOC141598737 isoform X1: MFGLVNSFWCSLWSYILHVFSLFSRFSVEKVENWTENDDHGIKSEEKVEEIKGFDDQIEEKEMESVVNANANTSKYQFFSGNSVCAFVEEPVQTTMNFTVHEMFVFSNDGFNPKQELVQKVDSFFDDEIQGFSVDLDVNLEPPLVKNRVSVDLDVNLEPPLVKNRVSDVLSRDDEVVKCGESENLGFEPSCDDHVLVHNDCVDGLSREDEVVECGESENLGFDDQILGHNECDDQFSRKDEVVECGESENLGFDDQILGHNECDDQFSREDEVVEHKIVESPVVCDLNFDEKDGSSVSQDELSEKEEGISLDEIIDRVEVSDHVHSSNANSDDFWSAIYEHDCVFGNHDEIMVDSEEYPLKSLDDSSIDRNSSSLDDVSVESEHDQEVDSSFIELDPHTVDEFSDSDESDGECSTLDEMRRVDSSESCDEGEVQVENDVLLEQKELIRQMKREMRQLKVSGLPTILEESESPRVEDDLRPLRIDERIRHKDRMDEIQIFYKRYLDKMRKLDISSQQTMYAIGLLQLKSQDQLDMNKKVSVPVMKSVLAQNFWSNKQRKHEADHVKKLIRDLKRELELVYVGQICNSWEILKWQYRKVEELQTHDPDGFRQYNQVAGEFQKFQVLLQRFTEDEPFHHGPRVQHYLKSRYAVSNLLQVPLIKDDSKNELRGDREGAISISMLKEVIMSSMRSFWDFIRTDKDEVHAITLMGIHGVHVDLQDPSDTDLLTETRSSLHKKEKRLKDLVRSGNCIVRKFQKHQESRLSPEMFLAQVELRLVSRVLNMSTLSTEQLLWCHKKMNKTNIIGRKVYIESSFLLFPF, from the exons atgtttggtttggttAATTCCTTTTGGTGTTCTCTTTGGAGCTACATTCTTCATGTCTTCAGCCTTTTTTCTAG ATTTTCTGTTGAGAAAGTGGAAAATTGGACTGAAAATgatgatcatggtataaaaagtGAGGAAAAAGTTGAAGAAATTAAGGGTTTTGATGATCAAATTGAGGAAAAAGAAATGGAAAGTGTTGTGAATGCTAATGCTAATACAAGTAAGTATCAGTTCTTTTCTGGGAATAGTGTTTGTGCATTTGTTGAAGAACCTGTTCAAACTACTATGAACTTTACTGTTCATGAAATGTTTGTGTTTTCTAATGATGGGTTCAATCCTAAACAAGAATTGGTTCAGAAAGTTGATTCCTTTTTCGACGACGAAATTCAGGGGTTTTCTGTTGATTTGGATGTTAATCTTGAACCCCCTTTAGTTAAAAATAGGGTTTCTGTTGATTTGGATGTTAATCTTGAACCCCCTTTAGTTAAAAATAGGGTTTCTGATGTGTTGAGTAGAGATGATGAGGTTGTTAAGTGTGGCGAAAGCGAGAATTTGGGTTTTGAGCCTAGTTGTGATGACCATGTTTTAGTGCATAATGATTGTGTTGATGGGTTGAGTAGAGAAGATGAGGTTGTTGAATGTGGCGAAAGCGAAAATTTAGGTTTTGATGACCAAATTTTGGGGCATAATGAATGTGATGATCAATTTAGTAGAAAAGATGAGGTTGTTGAATGTGGTGAAAGCGAAAATTTAGGTTTTGATGACCAAATTTTAGGGCATAATGAATGTGATGATCAATTTAGTAGGGAAGATGAGGTTGTTGAGCACAAAATTGTTGAAAGTCCTGTGGTTTGTGATCTTAATTTCGATGAGAAAGACGGGTCAAGTGTAAGCCAAGATGAATTGTCTGAAAAAGAAGAGGGGATTAGTCTAGATGAAATTATTGACAGGGTTGAAGTTTCTGATCATGTTCATTCATCTAATGCAAACAGTGATGATTTTTGGTCTGCAATTTATGAACATGATTGTGTTTTTGGTAATCATGATGAGATTATGGTGGATTCGGAAGAATATCCACTTAAGTCATTAGACGATTCTTCAATTGATCGGAATAGTTCAAGTTTAGACGATGTTAGTGTTGAAAGTGAGCATGATCAGGAAGTCGATTCTTCATTCATTGAACTAGACCCTCATACAGTTGATGAATTTTCGGATTCTGATGAGAGTGATGGGGAATGTTCGACTCTTGACGAGATGAGAAGGGTAGATTCGTCTGAGAGTTGTGATGAAGGGGAAGTTCAAGTGGAAAACGATGTGTTGTTGGAACAAAAGGAATTGATCCGGCAAATGAAAAGGGAGATGAGGCAGCTCAAAGTTAGTGGACTTCCCACTATCTTAGAGGAATCTGAGTCTCCTAGAGTTGAAGATGATCTGAGGCCATTACGGATTGATGAAAGAATCAGGCATAAAGATCGTATGGACGAAATCCAGATCTTTTACAAGAGGTACTTGGACAAGATGCGGAAGTTGGACATTTCAAGTCAGCAAACCATGTATGCAATTG GTCTTCTTCAGTTGAAGAGCCAAGATCAGTTGGACATGAACAAAAAAGTGTCGGTTCCTGTGATGAAATCGGTGCTGGCTCAAAATTTCTGGTCtaacaaacaaagaaagcatgaAGCTGACCATGTAAAGAAATTGATCCGAGATCTGAAAAGGGAATTAGAATTGGTGTATGTTGGACAAATCTGTAACTCATGGGAGATCTTGAAATGGCAATATCGAAAAGTTGAGGAGTTACAAACTCATGATCCCGATGGATTTCGTCAGTATAACCAAGTTGCAGGGGAATTTCAGAAGTTTCAAGTACTCCTGCAGAGGTTTACTGAGGACGAACCCTTCCACCACGGCCCTAGAGTTCAGCATTATCTCAAGAGTCGATATGCTGTTTCAAACCTTCTTCAAGTTCCCTTGATCAAAG ACGATTCTAAGAACGAACTGAGAGGAGACCGAGAGGGGGCTATTTCCATTAGCATGCTGAAAGAAGTCATAATGTCATCAATGCGCTCATTTTGGGACTTTATTCGCACTGATAAAGATGAAGTTCATGCAATTACTCTGATGGGTATTCATGGAGTTCATGTTGATCTGCAAGACCCTTCAGATACTGATCTTCTAACAGAAACTCGCTCGAGTCTTCACAAG AAGGAGAAAAGGCTAAAGGACTTGGTAAGAAGTGGGAATTGCATAGTAAGGAAGTTCCAAAAGCATCAAGAATCGAGATTAAGTCCAGAGATGTTCCTTGCACAGGTGGAACTCCGGCTGGTCTCGAGGGTGCTCAACATGTCGACACTCTCGACTGAACAACTCTTATGGTGCCATAAGAAGATGAACAAAACAAATATAATTGGTAGGAAAGTCTATATAGAATCGTCATTTTTGCTTTTTCCGTTCTAA
- the LOC141598737 gene encoding uncharacterized protein LOC141598737 isoform X2, which yields MFGLVNSFWCSLWSYILHVFSLFSRFSVEKVENWTENDDHGIKSEEKVEEIKGFDDQIEEKEMESVVNANANTSKYQFFSGNSVCAFVEEPVQTTMNFTVHEMFVFSNDGFNPKQELVQKVDSFFDDEIQGVSVDLDVNLEPPLVKNRVSDVLSRDDEVVKCGESENLGFEPSCDDHVLVHNDCVDGLSREDEVVECGESENLGFDDQILGHNECDDQFSRKDEVVECGESENLGFDDQILGHNECDDQFSREDEVVEHKIVESPVVCDLNFDEKDGSSVSQDELSEKEEGISLDEIIDRVEVSDHVHSSNANSDDFWSAIYEHDCVFGNHDEIMVDSEEYPLKSLDDSSIDRNSSSLDDVSVESEHDQEVDSSFIELDPHTVDEFSDSDESDGECSTLDEMRRVDSSESCDEGEVQVENDVLLEQKELIRQMKREMRQLKVSGLPTILEESESPRVEDDLRPLRIDERIRHKDRMDEIQIFYKRYLDKMRKLDISSQQTMYAIGLLQLKSQDQLDMNKKVSVPVMKSVLAQNFWSNKQRKHEADHVKKLIRDLKRELELVYVGQICNSWEILKWQYRKVEELQTHDPDGFRQYNQVAGEFQKFQVLLQRFTEDEPFHHGPRVQHYLKSRYAVSNLLQVPLIKDDSKNELRGDREGAISISMLKEVIMSSMRSFWDFIRTDKDEVHAITLMGIHGVHVDLQDPSDTDLLTETRSSLHKKEKRLKDLVRSGNCIVRKFQKHQESRLSPEMFLAQVELRLVSRVLNMSTLSTEQLLWCHKKMNKTNIIGRKVYIESSFLLFPF from the exons atgtttggtttggttAATTCCTTTTGGTGTTCTCTTTGGAGCTACATTCTTCATGTCTTCAGCCTTTTTTCTAG ATTTTCTGTTGAGAAAGTGGAAAATTGGACTGAAAATgatgatcatggtataaaaagtGAGGAAAAAGTTGAAGAAATTAAGGGTTTTGATGATCAAATTGAGGAAAAAGAAATGGAAAGTGTTGTGAATGCTAATGCTAATACAAGTAAGTATCAGTTCTTTTCTGGGAATAGTGTTTGTGCATTTGTTGAAGAACCTGTTCAAACTACTATGAACTTTACTGTTCATGAAATGTTTGTGTTTTCTAATGATGGGTTCAATCCTAAACAAGAATTGGTTCAGAAAGTTGATTCCTTTTTCGACGACGAAATTCAGGG GGTTTCTGTTGATTTGGATGTTAATCTTGAACCCCCTTTAGTTAAAAATAGGGTTTCTGATGTGTTGAGTAGAGATGATGAGGTTGTTAAGTGTGGCGAAAGCGAGAATTTGGGTTTTGAGCCTAGTTGTGATGACCATGTTTTAGTGCATAATGATTGTGTTGATGGGTTGAGTAGAGAAGATGAGGTTGTTGAATGTGGCGAAAGCGAAAATTTAGGTTTTGATGACCAAATTTTGGGGCATAATGAATGTGATGATCAATTTAGTAGAAAAGATGAGGTTGTTGAATGTGGTGAAAGCGAAAATTTAGGTTTTGATGACCAAATTTTAGGGCATAATGAATGTGATGATCAATTTAGTAGGGAAGATGAGGTTGTTGAGCACAAAATTGTTGAAAGTCCTGTGGTTTGTGATCTTAATTTCGATGAGAAAGACGGGTCAAGTGTAAGCCAAGATGAATTGTCTGAAAAAGAAGAGGGGATTAGTCTAGATGAAATTATTGACAGGGTTGAAGTTTCTGATCATGTTCATTCATCTAATGCAAACAGTGATGATTTTTGGTCTGCAATTTATGAACATGATTGTGTTTTTGGTAATCATGATGAGATTATGGTGGATTCGGAAGAATATCCACTTAAGTCATTAGACGATTCTTCAATTGATCGGAATAGTTCAAGTTTAGACGATGTTAGTGTTGAAAGTGAGCATGATCAGGAAGTCGATTCTTCATTCATTGAACTAGACCCTCATACAGTTGATGAATTTTCGGATTCTGATGAGAGTGATGGGGAATGTTCGACTCTTGACGAGATGAGAAGGGTAGATTCGTCTGAGAGTTGTGATGAAGGGGAAGTTCAAGTGGAAAACGATGTGTTGTTGGAACAAAAGGAATTGATCCGGCAAATGAAAAGGGAGATGAGGCAGCTCAAAGTTAGTGGACTTCCCACTATCTTAGAGGAATCTGAGTCTCCTAGAGTTGAAGATGATCTGAGGCCATTACGGATTGATGAAAGAATCAGGCATAAAGATCGTATGGACGAAATCCAGATCTTTTACAAGAGGTACTTGGACAAGATGCGGAAGTTGGACATTTCAAGTCAGCAAACCATGTATGCAATTG GTCTTCTTCAGTTGAAGAGCCAAGATCAGTTGGACATGAACAAAAAAGTGTCGGTTCCTGTGATGAAATCGGTGCTGGCTCAAAATTTCTGGTCtaacaaacaaagaaagcatgaAGCTGACCATGTAAAGAAATTGATCCGAGATCTGAAAAGGGAATTAGAATTGGTGTATGTTGGACAAATCTGTAACTCATGGGAGATCTTGAAATGGCAATATCGAAAAGTTGAGGAGTTACAAACTCATGATCCCGATGGATTTCGTCAGTATAACCAAGTTGCAGGGGAATTTCAGAAGTTTCAAGTACTCCTGCAGAGGTTTACTGAGGACGAACCCTTCCACCACGGCCCTAGAGTTCAGCATTATCTCAAGAGTCGATATGCTGTTTCAAACCTTCTTCAAGTTCCCTTGATCAAAG ACGATTCTAAGAACGAACTGAGAGGAGACCGAGAGGGGGCTATTTCCATTAGCATGCTGAAAGAAGTCATAATGTCATCAATGCGCTCATTTTGGGACTTTATTCGCACTGATAAAGATGAAGTTCATGCAATTACTCTGATGGGTATTCATGGAGTTCATGTTGATCTGCAAGACCCTTCAGATACTGATCTTCTAACAGAAACTCGCTCGAGTCTTCACAAG AAGGAGAAAAGGCTAAAGGACTTGGTAAGAAGTGGGAATTGCATAGTAAGGAAGTTCCAAAAGCATCAAGAATCGAGATTAAGTCCAGAGATGTTCCTTGCACAGGTGGAACTCCGGCTGGTCTCGAGGGTGCTCAACATGTCGACACTCTCGACTGAACAACTCTTATGGTGCCATAAGAAGATGAACAAAACAAATATAATTGGTAGGAAAGTCTATATAGAATCGTCATTTTTGCTTTTTCCGTTCTAA